In Bacillota bacterium, the genomic stretch AAACACAGTGTCACATCCGATAATTCATTCTCTATGAAAGTAACTTCTATCATTTCATCTGGCAGTTTACGAGATAGTTACAAATGTAGGGACTCAAGGTATTTGAAGGCAGCTCTGGAATTCCTGCCAATTGAGATAACTTGTGATTGCCGGTGGCTATACTTCTCATGATTGAAAAGTAGCTCACCAACTCTTTAACTTCCTTTTCAAGAAGAAATATCGGCTCTTCGTATAAAAAGCTTCCTTTACGCAGCACTTCCCTATCTATATTTTCCATCAATGGTTCATCATTATCAAAGAAATCAAAGTATTTTGGCACCCCGCCGGTTATGGAATATACTTCTACAAGCTGTTCAAAGGATTTGTAGGAATTACTCTTCAATATTTCTGTAAACTTCAATAGTGACAACCGAATTTGTGCTGTTCTCCTTCCATATAATGGACTACTATATGACAGCACATGAGTTGTCATCATACTTGTCAGTGAACCACATAGGATAACCATCACATTTTTATCCTTATATATTGATTTATATTTCCTTATTATATTTCCATATTAACAACACATTTGTCTGCCACAAATACAATAACCCACTTCTTAAGTTCAGGCAGGGTTTGAAGCTCATGCGAGTTGCGGTATTTCATTATCTGTTCTATGGCTTCATTTTTCTTTTCTTCTATGATTTTTTCTCCATGTGCTTCATACTCTGATTTTTTAATGTACTTTACCTCAAATATTGCAAAATAGGCAGGGTCAATCGGTTCCCTCCTGAATAGCGCTATGTCTATATATCCATCCTCTACTTCATATTCTGATTTTACCAGGTACACGTTGCTTAGCATAAAATAAGAAAGCATAATAAGTTTAACATATTTCTCATCAAAATTTATGTAATCACGGTTGGAAAGCTTGTGCAGGGTCTTTTCTACCACTTCTATAAACTTTTCATTCTTGCCTTCGAGGGCAATTTGCCTTATAGCTTCTTTGATAAAAGGTATATTAATATCATAATCCATTTCCTCATTTAATTTTTTTACATAGTACTGGTGATATAAACCCTTAATGACATAATTAGGCGTCTTTAAACTTACGCTATCTAATACCCTTTTATCTATTGTAAGAAGTCCCAGGTAAAACAGCAAGGACTTAAAATCATCCTGCGTAAAATCTTTTTCCATACTAAATTGTTTTGTTATCTGTGCTACAATTTCCTCTCCATTTAGTATCTTTTCTAAAACTTCCATATTGCCTTTTCTATTCTTTAGCTCAAACATCCTGCCCAATTTTCCATAGTCGCTGGCAATGTTCTGGTCTATTAAGTCTATAGGTCCTTCTTTGTCTTCTATATAGGTTTTTAAATAGTATAATATCATGTCACTATTAAATAACCTTTTTTTTGCTTTCTCTGAGAACAAGTAACCATCATAGTTCTTGTGCAGCACTTCCATTAACTCTTCCATATCACTTTCACTCACAGGAAACCTGGCAGTATCTCTAACCATCTGTTTCACTTCATCTTCAGTAAAGCCCATCATCTCATTAAAAGTATCAAGCCTTGTTATGTCATCGGCAATATTAAATCCGCTGGTAAGGCTATCTAAGGTAATTGGGCTTACTCCTGTGGCAAATATTCGTTTTACAATTGTCTTTGTTTGTTTCTTAAGCACTTCGTACCATTTTCTAACAAATCCGGTATTACTTACCGATTGCTTAAATAAGTCAAACTGAAAGCTTAGAAGCTCATTTGCAAAATGGTCATATTCATCTATGATAACGTAAATTGGTTTATCTATTTTACTCTTCACATTTGTAAAAAAATCTTCCATTATATTTGCTGCTGATATATTTAAATCCGAATCTTTTATTATATAGTCGAAAGATAATCTATACCGATCTGCAAAATCCTTAAATGCCAGCTTTGTGATATTGGTAAAGCTCTCTTCCAATTCTTCCTTCGTGTCGGTAGTTACTCCCGTAAAATCAAAATTAAGGACATAGTAGCTGTTTCTTTCTTTTGTCGGGTTTTGTCCTATATAGGTATTTTTAAATAAAATATCAAAATTATCTTT encodes the following:
- a CDS encoding ATP-binding protein codes for the protein MVILCGSLTSMMTTHVLSYSSPLYGRRTAQIRLSLLKFTEILKSNSYKSFEQLVEVYSITGGVPKYFDFFDNDEPLMENIDREVLRKGSFLYEEPIFLLEKEVKELVSYFSIMRSIATGNHKLSQLAGIPELPSNTLSPYICNYLVNCQMK
- a CDS encoding AAA family ATPase, yielding MKKLPYGISNYKTIALENYIYIDKTAYIEKIENYHAPFLFFLRPRRFGKSLFVSLLQNYYDVNEKDNFDILFKNTYIGQNPTKERNSYYVLNFDFTGVTTDTKEELEESFTNITKLAFKDFADRYRLSFDYIIKDSDLNISAANIMEDFFTNVKSKIDKPIYVIIDEYDHFANELLSFQFDLFKQSVSNTGFVRKWYEVLKKQTKTIVKRIFATGVSPITLDSLTSGFNIADDITRLDTFNEMMGFTEDEVKQMVRDTARFPVSESDMEELMEVLHKNYDGYLFSEKAKKRLFNSDMILYYLKTYIEDKEGPIDLIDQNIASDYGKLGRMFELKNRKGNMEVLEKILNGEEIVAQITKQFSMEKDFTQDDFKSLLFYLGLLTIDKRVLDSVSLKTPNYVIKGLYHQYYVKKLNEEMDYDINIPFIKEAIRQIALEGKNEKFIEVVEKTLHKLSNRDYINFDEKYVKLIMLSYFMLSNVYLVKSEYEVEDGYIDIALFRREPIDPAYFAIFEVKYIKKSEYEAHGEKIIEEKKNEAIEQIMKYRNSHELQTLPELKKWVIVFVADKCVVNMEI